The genomic segment acgtttgtttgttgctgtttccTTTCGTTCTGCATAGTTGTGGACAACGAGTGGGTTAGAGgtagtgtgggaggggggggggcggtactcCAGGTACGCAGTGGTGTGTGGCATCCCAGTGGCGATTTGCTGGAAGAtggttttgcttgtttttccttctactgTTTCTACCGTAGCTGCTGCTGGGTGTTACTTGTTTAGAAGCTTCGTTCCTCATGCCGGTTATTGACGTCTCGGAGATAAGAGGTTCTCTAGCACTTCCCTTGAGGTCTTTTTCGAATTTTATCATGCATGcgggataatgatagtgagtcggttttttttttattttatatgtcgTGGTCACGGCGAAACCCGTGATTCACGACAGGTACTGCCGTGGGAGTTGTAAGGGGGAGTatggttgtgcgtgtgttcatttgaTGTAAAGGTTAATGACATTCTGGCACGGGTAGGGGATGCGAAAGGGAAAGATTGATAGGCAGATTAAtcgtgggtaggggatgggagacTGGATGTTGCGTGAGGGGATCGGGTCGAGTCTGTTGTGACGGATGCTTCCTCTCCGCATTCCTGCGGCTGAGGAGACGTCACTCCTTGATTAATCAAGCTGTTTATTGCAGATTTTTGCTCGGAGAACATTCCAATCAGcaaatcaattttattttcaatgaGATTTTGATTGCTGAAAGAGTTCATGCTGTGTTTGTATAccttggtgttttgtttttggaAGAATTTGACAAAGTGTAGAGATACCAGTTTTCTTTGGTGGCGGAGACCAGTCAGCGGTGGGTTTCTGTGGTTGTAGCAAACACTAAATTGTCGTTCTTTAAGCACTGATCGATCATTGTGTGCACCATGGAATTTATCCTTTTGGTGTCTTTGGTGAAGTTTCTAGTTTTTCTGGAGTCTGTATAGCCTAGAAGAGACTGATGtaggcattttctttctttttatatcagtTTCTTAATTTGATCACACAATACTAAACATACCCATGAATTTTTGGTTATAATAAAGCAAAGAATCATATTGAGCACTATGATAGTGTTGCCTGCCTGATGGAGGGCTTTATTgtcgtctctgtttctttgttggaGTCACTGTTTTCTCTGACTTCACTTGTTTTCACTGCTATTTCACTGTTTTCACTGTCCGGGTTCTTTAGGTGCCCTTGccctgggcgggggtggggggtggggggcaggcttGACCCTGGCTGTGTAGCGGCCGTATAAGAAGAAACTCTCGCAAGATTAAGGAAAGAGCTctctgccaccacccatttaattgaCGTATGGGAATGTTGAGTTATTGTAGTGAGGTGATAGTGTAAAGGAAGGGTGTAAGGAGCGGAAAGATagggagtgtgtctgtgtgtgagagagagtacgGTAGACGTGTTTTGAGCCGAGAGGAGACATGTGCGGGGGGAAGATCTCCCGAACGCAGATTGGTCCTGCAATGCTTGAACTTTCTGTCATAAGACTGGTCTGTTAGTGATtagtcattccttcctttctacacCCTTGAGCCTTATTTGATCACAATACTGCGAGGTACCATTCTAAACAATTAAAAATATTCTTCACTTATTAAAACTTAAAATCATAAGAACATTAAGAACACAGacataaaactaaaactaaaacaaacttgaatataaaacaaacgtaaaacactagaacacaaacataaaacaccaacatgaaactaaaacaaacacggacttaaaacacaaacgtaaaaaactaaaacaattataaaacaagtaaaaaataaaacacgtaAACGCAAGGGCACATTAAAATACTGAATTAAAATGAAAGGCATCGGTCTTTTAGATCACTTAAGCTTTACTAAAAGATCATGAATCTTTCCTGTAACCTAAAGAGATAAAACTCACAACCACTTATCTTTCGAGGaggcccattccggggttcctcAAGCGACCTCTTCCAGTCGTGACCCAAAGACCAATCCCCCTTTTCATGCCTCTCGTGTTTCGTTCTTAGCTCGGTGTCGCATAAAAATGTAATCAAGGAATGGAATCTCAAAAGTTATTAATGACTAAAAAACACTATTAGAAAATTAAGATTAACAAAATAACTATGTAAAAGAATCCAAAAGAACTAAAATAGATAGTGAATTAAAAAGATAAAGCCCGTAATTCCTCCTTATATTAACCCATCGACGACGGCGCAGTTTGAGCGCGATAATCCCCTGTGCCGCGCTATATCAAAATTGGCCCGCGGCAAATCCGGGGACCCGCTCGTATGCCGCCCGCCTCGGCCGAGAAAATCAGAGCGCACACTCCGATCTCGCGCCATTTTTATAGCCATGGGAGTTAATCGAAATTTACCCTACTGAGAAACGAAAACGATGTTTTAGCATGCTCATAAAGCTAAAATAGTCTCAACACCTgttcctttctttattgtttttagtttAGAGTCCAGTCTCTCTAATAATACCATGTTTGTTTCTTTCAGTAACATATTTGCGAAGATATGGAAAGTgaaattcagatttttttataAAGCAACTTTATTATAAAACAATTTATCCAGGCCTCAAAGCACATATACGTACAGAGAGCGACACTACAATCAATACAGTACCGATTTCGCGCCAGTCCATGGGAGTTTATCGAAGTTTACCCTTCCGAGAAAGGAAAACGATGTTTTCGCGTTTGTCACACGATAATGCCATATATGTTTCTTTCAGTAACATAGTTGCCAagatatggaaaagaaaaattagagaACACGATGTGTTAGTGCTCATAAAActaaaatggagggagggagagagggaaggagagagagagagagagaaagtgaaagagatttagagagagaaagagaagggttagagagagagagagaaagagagatcgggaaaatagattgagagaaagaagttGATTGATATGTAGATACAACCAGACATAGTGAGAGAAACTATGGTAtaagtattgatagatagataaagccggacagatagatagtgagagaaagcgagagagatcgcgaaaatagatagagagaaagaagttgatagataggtagacacagccagacagatagaaagtgagaaaaactatggtatgagtatatctatacgtatgtgtatgtgcgtgtatgctaaGATATGGAAAAGGAAAATCAGTGTTCATAAAACTACCATGtaatgttcgtttttttttgttagagTCCAGTCTTTCTATAATGCCATGTACGTTTCTTTCAGTAACACTTGCCAAGATATGGTAAGGGAAAatcatagatatttttatataacaACTTTATTGATTTGACCTGTAAGCCACGCCTCGACACAGGCATGTACAGGCAAGTTTTAGAACTAGGGCGGTATCTGATCGCCTTCGAACCTCTAACTTTTGTTCTTGATCAAAGAAAACATCTTTGGCAGATGCTTTCGCAGTAACTCTCATGCTGGGACTCTGAGTCTGAGTACTCATGTTGGGACTAATGCACTAACTTCGGCTTCGACGACCGCGAGCGGCGACCGCGTCtctgtgggagaggaaaagaaatgcaaGTAATACATTCTCCAGGTCAGAATTCCTCAATACGAATACAAATGTAAAGAAGACGTGACAGTAAAGAAACTTACCGTCAAGGTCGAGGACTGAGACATTGATGAGCGCGATGGAGGGCGATCAGGCACTTCTGCCGATGAAGGCGACTGCCGTATCCCTTTGACGACCGCGAGCGGCGACCGCGTCtctgtgggagaggaaaagaaatgcaaGTAAGACAAGTGACAATAACGAAACTTACGGCTCCCGAGCTTCCTTCACTCTACATGCCAGGCCTTGAAGCACCCATTGATACACAATGCAACATTGCATCCCTCACAGAAGCTATGGgtgcttcgtctcctcccttgCCTGGAACACCAGCGACACCTTCTCCTCTTGCCGTCAGGAAGCTCGGAAACCCAGTGTTGCCACTGTCTCAGGAACCGCTGATCTGCAGCGGGTGGACGCGCTGCAGTGCGGTTCCTGCTGGAGCCCGCCCCTCTTCTGAACTCCCCCACGAGTTCTTTGGAGAGGACAGACTTGAAGGTTTTCAACGAACCTCTTCCGCCTAGGGCACGATGGAGTGTCCAGGCGTTGACGATGGCCATGTCAAAGAGGTTGAAGAAAATCTTCCTGTACCAGACCTTGGACCGGCGAGTCGTTGGATAGTAGCTCGCCATCTGATCACCAATGTCGACTCCCTTCAtgccatcattgtaatcatttacTACCATCGGCTTCTCCCCATCCATTGCAGCGTTATGGACCGTTGACAGCAGGACGACGTTGGCGTTGTCCTTCCACAACAAGGCCAACAACCCCGTCCTGCTGCTGCGGTAATCGACATCACCCCTCCTCACAGAGGTCCTTGGGCATGAACTTCCTGTTCAGCCGGGCTGTGCCTACCGCGTTGGTCTTTCGGGATTGTAACAAATTAAAGAACGTAGGCGACGTGTACCAGCTGTCCACAAACAACTGGTATCCTTTATCAAGGAAGCCGCCATACTCCATCAGATGAAACACCGCTTTCGTGGATGAGGGCATGTCGCCACGGTCCTGCCCGGTGTACACTTTGAAAAAAGAGGTGTACCCTGCAGCCGGGCCGGTACTGGTACTGAGCTTATAGACCTTCAACCCGAACCTCGCCCGCTTGGTTGGGTTGTACGTCCTAAAAGCTAGCCGCCCACGGAACTTCCACAACGACTCGTCGACAGTGATGTCCTGCCCCGAGACGAAAATCGTCCGGAACGAATCGTTGAGGGCGTCCACGACTGGTCGGAGCTTCCACATCCTGTCTTCCAGGAGTGGAGCTCCTTCCTCCAAGTGGGCGAAATGGAGGTGTGTCGTCAACTGGTCGAACCGATCTCTCGTCATGACCTCAGTCACGAAAGGCTGACGGAAACCGCGATCGGTCGACCAGTAATCACGATAAGAGGGGAGTCTCACCATCCCCATAAGCAAACGGAGACCAAAGTACGCCTTGACCTCCTGCCGGGACGTGGGAGTCCACCTCCTCATGTGGGGTGAGGCAGCAGGAGGGCGGGCGACCGCGTACCTgtggaagtggaaaagaaaaagaagtaatataTTCTGATTCCTCAATGTCCGATTTCctcaacataaatacaaatagaaagaacACAATAGTAATAACTTACAAGTTGGTCTCCGAAACAATGTGATCAATCGCGTCGTCGGTCAAGAGGTACCCGAAAATGTCGAGCGGGGTCGACTCAACAGTCAATGGCACCTTGAACCCGGGATCTCCGGAGAAGGCTACCTTCCTGGGGAAGTTGTCCTTCTTCCTTCAACGGAAGTTGGGTGTTCCGGGAGCGTTGCGGTACACTAGCCTGTCAAGGTAACGAGCCGACCGACACGTAATCCAGGTCGTCCTCAGAGCTTGACAGATGGAAGTCcgggtccctctcccccctcagtcTCGGACGCAACTCCTTGTCGCTGAGCACGTCGGAGTCATCGAAGTACGACAACATGCGGCCCGACGACTGGCGACACGAGCGGCGACCGCGCCCCTGTGTATGAAAAGAAATGCAAGTAGTACATTCTCCTAAAACTCCTCAAAGTCAGAATACctcaacataaatacaaatgGGAAAAAGACGTGACAATAACGAAACTCACCGCCGAGGTCGAAGGCTGAGGAGGCATCGCTTTTTCATCATAAGAAGCGAGACGACGGCGTATCTGTAGGAGTGGCAAAGAAATGCAAGTAAGTAATACACTCTAACTCCTCAGAGACAGAGTCCCATCATGAGTGCTCAGAGTCAGAGTCCCAACATGAAGGCatacaaatggaaaaaaagacaaaagtacTTACCCATTCAGACATGGGCCGCGGGTCATCGAGGTCGGAAGAGTAGTTCAAGGGAGAGCGTTGCTTTCCTGCACGTGACATGGCGAATGCTTGAGTGATGAATGAGCTGAAAGCAGCTCTATTTATTCGGAAAATTTCGCGGGCTTCAAGAAATGGGCGGGAACATGGAACAAATATTCGCCAATCAGGTCAAAGGAACATAGGCCACATGTTTCATGACATCACAGCCGCTACTACGACGGAGCAGTTCTGATATGACATCAT from the Penaeus vannamei isolate JL-2024 chromosome 1, ASM4276789v1, whole genome shotgun sequence genome contains:
- the LOC113822696 gene encoding piggyBac transposable element-derived protein 4; this translates as MTRDRFDQLTTHLHFAHLEEGAPLLEDRMWKLRPVVDALNDSFRTIFVSGQDITVDESLWKFRGRLAFRTYNPTKRARFGLKVYKLSTSTGPAAGYTSFFKVYTGQDRGDMPSSTKAVFHLMEYGGFLDKGYQLFVDSWTSVRRGDVDYRSSRTGLLALLWKDNANVVLLSTVHNAAMDGEKPMVVNDYNDGMKGVDIGDQMASYYPTTRRSKVWYRKIFFNLFDMAIVNAWTLHRALGGRGSLKTFKSVLSKELVGEFRRGAGSSRNRTAARPPAADQRFLRQWQHWVSELPDGKRRRCRWCSRQGRRRSTHSFCEGCNVALCINGCFKAWHVE